One segment of Patescibacteria group bacterium DNA contains the following:
- a CDS encoding nucleotide exchange factor GrpE, with product MSEEQSIEQLQEELLKEKEKNGELLAGWQRAKADYLNLKKDEEKKAKETYEWANAAFMSEVLPVYSHFKLALQHIPEDQKKVPWVEGVIFIQKTFQDFFKKYQIEEIKTNGEKFDPNLHEALTHEKKDGYEPDMIFEEVAPGYLLDGKVLLPAKVKVAK from the coding sequence ATGTCCGAAGAACAATCCATTGAGCAGTTGCAAGAAGAACTGCTGAAAGAAAAGGAAAAAAACGGCGAACTCCTGGCTGGCTGGCAAAGAGCCAAAGCCGATTACTTGAATCTGAAAAAAGATGAAGAAAAAAAGGCCAAAGAAACTTACGAGTGGGCCAACGCCGCGTTTATGTCCGAGGTTCTGCCTGTTTATTCCCATTTCAAGCTGGCCTTGCAACATATTCCTGAAGATCAGAAAAAGGTACCTTGGGTGGAAGGCGTGATTTTTATCCAAAAAACTTTCCAGGATTTTTTTAAAAAATATCAAATAGAAGAAATCAAAACTAACGGCGAAAAATTCGATCCGAATCTGCATGAAGCCCTGACGCATGAAAAAAAAGACGGCTATGAACCGGATATGATTTTTGAGGAAGTGGCGCCGGGCTATCTCTTAGACGGCAAAGTGCTTCTGCCGGCCAAAGTTAAAGTAGCCAAATAA
- a CDS encoding Hsp20/alpha crystallin family protein, with protein MSIIKWTPFPFVDSFDEAEKLMGDWPITAGSFTPAIDVYEDKDNVVVEAPLAGIDPDKVEIAIENNILTIKGENEKKTEVEDKNYYRKEVRTGSFYRSVALPSKVESDKAEASYDKGILKITLPKLPEAKPKTIKVNIAK; from the coding sequence ATGTCAATCATCAAATGGACACCTTTTCCCTTCGTCGATTCCTTTGACGAAGCGGAAAAACTAATGGGCGATTGGCCCATCACGGCCGGCTCTTTTACCCCGGCCATAGACGTTTACGAAGACAAAGACAACGTCGTAGTGGAAGCGCCACTGGCCGGCATTGACCCGGACAAAGTGGAAATCGCCATTGAAAACAACATCTTAACCATTAAAGGAGAAAACGAAAAGAAAACCGAAGTGGAAGACAAGAATTACTACCGCAAAGAAGTGCGTACCGGATCTTTCTACCGTTCGGTGGCTCTGCCCTCCAAAGTGGAAAGCGATAAAGCCGAAGCCTCTTATGACAAGGGTATCTTAAAAATCACTTTGCCCAAATTACCGGAAGCCAAACCCAAAACCATTAAGGTAAATATCGCCAAATAA